One Sporomusaceae bacterium ACPt DNA window includes the following coding sequences:
- the ilvB_1 gene encoding Acetolactate synthase large subunit → MRMLGAEAVIECLKNEGVEVVFGYPGGSVLTLYDALYKTKFPHILTRHEQGAVHAADGYARATGKTGVCFATSGPGATNLITGIATAYMDSVPLVAITGQVGVSMIGKDSFQEADICGITTPITKHNYLVKKVQDLPRVMKEAFYIARTGRPGPVVIDISKDVFNAALDYQYPETVRLRGYSPLFAGDPEAVDLAIQALEQAQKPLIFVGGGVNLSDMSGALRNFINMTGIPVISSLMGLGCIPCDAPQHLGMVGMHGTYAANMATVECDLLLGIGVRFDDRVTSLVKEFATKAKIIHFDIDPAEVNKNVRADLRVVGDLRWSLPLLCEKAAVRSQEQWKSKVAAWTETVQAWKQEKPLSYESSPESIMPQAVIEKVSELTQGDAVIVTDVGQHQMWTAQFYNFRKQRSFLTSGGLGTMGYGLPAAIGAQLSLPEKKVVLFTGDGSIMMNCQELATAADNGLPIKIIVLNNQVLGMISQWQRLFYGQRYSHSTTKGSTDFVKLAEAMGVTGLRVTKPEELTPVLEKALQMDGPVLVEVLVSDTEDVLPMVPPGGRLDQMVLRGIS, encoded by the coding sequence TTGAGGATGTTGGGAGCTGAAGCGGTAATTGAATGTTTGAAAAATGAAGGGGTGGAGGTTGTATTTGGTTACCCGGGAGGATCGGTCTTAACGCTTTATGACGCATTATATAAAACCAAATTTCCCCATATTTTAACGCGTCACGAGCAGGGGGCGGTACATGCTGCGGACGGCTATGCACGGGCAACAGGCAAGACAGGAGTTTGTTTTGCCACATCAGGCCCGGGAGCTACCAACCTGATCACCGGCATTGCCACTGCTTATATGGACTCTGTCCCTTTGGTGGCGATTACCGGCCAGGTGGGAGTATCCATGATCGGGAAGGACTCCTTTCAGGAAGCGGATATCTGCGGCATTACCACACCTATCACCAAACATAACTACCTGGTCAAGAAAGTACAGGATCTGCCCCGGGTAATGAAGGAGGCTTTTTATATTGCCCGTACCGGACGGCCAGGGCCCGTGGTTATTGATATTTCCAAAGATGTTTTCAATGCTGCGCTGGATTATCAATATCCTGAGACTGTTAGGCTAAGAGGGTATTCTCCTTTGTTTGCCGGCGATCCGGAAGCTGTGGATTTGGCGATTCAAGCGCTGGAACAGGCCCAAAAGCCATTGATTTTCGTGGGTGGCGGCGTGAATCTTTCGGATATGTCCGGAGCATTACGCAATTTTATCAATATGACAGGCATTCCTGTAATCTCAAGTCTGATGGGATTAGGCTGCATACCTTGCGATGCTCCCCAACATCTCGGAATGGTCGGGATGCACGGGACTTATGCCGCCAATATGGCTACTGTTGAGTGTGACCTGTTATTAGGGATCGGAGTCCGGTTTGACGACCGGGTAACAAGTTTGGTGAAAGAATTTGCTACCAAAGCCAAAATAATCCATTTTGATATTGATCCGGCAGAGGTCAATAAAAATGTCCGCGCTGATTTGCGGGTGGTCGGAGATTTGAGGTGGTCTTTGCCGCTTTTGTGTGAAAAAGCGGCTGTACGTAGCCAGGAGCAATGGAAAAGTAAAGTTGCGGCGTGGACGGAAACTGTACAGGCCTGGAAACAGGAAAAGCCGCTCTCCTATGAATCATCGCCGGAAAGTATTATGCCCCAGGCAGTCATTGAGAAGGTGAGTGAGCTTACCCAAGGAGACGCGGTCATTGTAACAGATGTCGGTCAGCATCAGATGTGGACTGCGCAATTCTATAACTTCCGGAAACAACGCTCATTTCTTACTTCGGGCGGCCTGGGAACAATGGGATATGGTTTGCCGGCAGCTATTGGCGCTCAACTGAGCTTACCAGAAAAAAAAGTTGTCTTATTTACCGGAGACGGCAGTATTATGATGAATTGTCAGGAACTTGCAACGGCGGCTGATAACGGACTACCCATAAAGATTATTGTATTGAATAATCAGGTTCTGGGGATGATCAGCCAATGGCAACGGCTGTTTTACGGGCAACGTTATTCCCATTCCACCACAAAAGGATCAACAGACTTTGTCAAACTTGCCGAAGCGATGGGGGTTACTGGGCTACGCGTGACCAAACCCGAAGAACTGACGCCGGTACTGGAAAAAGCGTTGCAGATGGATGGTCCGGTACTTGTTGAAGTACTGGTGTCCGATACCGAGGATGTGTTGCCGATGGTTCCGCCGGGTGGCCGTCTGGATCAAATGGTTTTGAGGGGGATAAGCTGA